GTGATCTGCTCGGAACCTCTATGCGAGGCGTACAAGAGAAACGAAGTGGGATTAGTCCAAGAAGACGTCTGTGGAAAGTGTCCAAGGAAGGATATCAAAGAGTTGGAGAGGGAGTGCAAGAAGTACCGCGTCGTGGTAATCAAAGGTGTGCGGGTTCTGGACCTCGGTGTTCTCGTCCCGTTAATGAGAGATCCCGCTTTAAATCTCCAGATCATTCAGTTGTTTAGAGACCCGCGGGCAGTGCACAATTCACGACTGAAATCGAAACAAGCTCTGGTCAAGGAGAGCATACAGGTACTGAGGAGTAAAAAACATACGGAGAAATACAAGCGTTTACTGGTGCCAAACAACCGGGGGAACCGGGCAGAGAATTATGTCTCTAGCGCAATGGAGCTAATATGTGACAACTGGCTGAATGATATGATGCTCATGATGAACGCGCCCCCCTGGGTGAAGAGGAATTACATCAAGATCCTCTACGAGGACTTGGTTCTGCACCCCATGGAGGAACTCAAGAGACTCTACAGCTTCTCCAAACTCTCCTCCTTTCCTGCCATGGATAAGTTCGTGTTGAACATGACCCACGGCCACGGCTACTCCTCAGACAAACCGTTTGTAATATCGTCCAGAGACGCTAAGGAAGCCATCTTCGCATGGAGAGAGCGGTTAAACATTGAGCAGATCTCCCAAGTGGAAGACTACTGCAGTGAGGTCATGAGCCAACTGGGCTATCAGAAGAACAGTGTGGATCAAACATAGACATTACAGCATcaagatggtggtgatgatggaggTATGTAGGCCTGTGATGGTATGTAGGCCTGTGATGATGGAGGTATGTAGGCCTGTGATGATGGAGGTATGTAGGCCTGTGATGGTATGTAGGCCTGTGATGATGATGGTATGTAGGCCTGTGATGGTATGTAGGCCTGTGATGATGATGGTATGTAGGCCTGTGATGATGATGGTATGTAGGCCTGTGATGATGGAGGTATGTAGGCCTGTGATGATGATGGTATGTAGGCCTGTGGTGGTGATGGTATGTAGGCCTGTGATGGTATGTAGGCCTGTGATGATGGAGGTATGTGGGCCTGTGATGATGatgagggatttcaccatgaggccaatggtgactttaaaacagttacagagtttaatggctgtgataggagaactgagga
This genomic stretch from Salvelinus alpinus chromosome 15, SLU_Salpinus.1, whole genome shotgun sequence harbors:
- the chst7 gene encoding carbohydrate sulfotransferase 7; the encoded protein is MKRRLQKKYFILILGYSVLLLLIPYMLDHRSKSGYIKHGKQQPRCPDLDMWNNGDKFSNTTDTVEETVVNRSQSKIHVYLHATWRTGSSFLGELFNQHPDVFYLYEPMWHIWQALYPGDAASLQGAVRDMMKSLLRCDFSVLKLYTGSQNITTSFIFGWRKNKVICSEPLCEAYKRNEVGLVQEDVCGKCPRKDIKELERECKKYRVVVIKGVRVLDLGVLVPLMRDPALNLQIIQLFRDPRAVHNSRLKSKQALVKESIQVLRSKKHTEKYKRLLVPNNRGNRAENYVSSAMELICDNWLNDMMLMMNAPPWVKRNYIKILYEDLVLHPMEELKRLYSFSKLSSFPAMDKFVLNMTHGHGYSSDKPFVISSRDAKEAIFAWRERLNIEQISQVEDYCSEVMSQLGYQKNSVDQT